GGCGGTGGAGGATGCCGAGCCCGTAGCCGAAGAGCATCGCGAACAGGGGGAAGCCGCGGTTGTCGACGAGCAGGGCGAGCAGCACGTCGGCGACCTTGTCGAGCCCGGTCGCGTCCTGCTGCTTGAGCAGCACCGTCCACTCGTGGCCGTGCAGCCAGCCGACCGTGTTCGCCAGGGCGATCCCGGCGAGCGCCAGGCCGCGGGCGAGGTCCGGGCCGCCTGCCCGCTCGGCGAGCGGGACGGAGGCAGGGCCCCGGGAGGCCTGCCCGGCGGTGCCCGGGGCGGTGCGCATCAGGGCCGGTCGAGCGGGGTGCCCTGGTGGTGGCGCAGCAGCCAGCGGCCGCGCTCGCGCTGCCACAGGGAGGTGCGGGCGGCGGTGCCGTCGGGGCCGACGGTGGTGTAGCGCAGCAGCACCACGCCGTCCGCGATCTCCTCGGCGACGAGGTCCACGGCCTCCACGCCCGGCAGCGGGGCGAGGTGGGAGAGGATCTCCTCCCGGTCGTAGGAGCGGCCCGAGGCGCCGATCTCGGTGAAGGCGGGGTGGAGCAGCTCGGCGGCGCTGGGAGGATCGGCGCGCAGCGCGTCGCCGAGCAGGGCCAGCTCGCGGGTGGTGACCTGCTCTAGCACGCTCGCGCCGGGCGCGTCGGCCGTCAGCACCGTCTCCTCCGGCGCGGTCGAGCAGCTGACGGGCGCGGACTGCTCGGGCGCGGTGTCGAAGAGGCTGAACAGGTCGTCGTCGGGCTCCTGCGCGGGGGCCGACGGGGTGGCGCCGGCCCCGGTGGTCGCGTCGGCCGTCGGGGCCGCGCCGGCCCGGGCCTGTCGGTCGGCCGCGCCGCTGCCGCGGTAGCCGGGCCCGACCTGCGGGTCCTGGCCCTTGGAGAAGGCGGTCGCGGCGGCGTTCGCACGCTTGTCCGCGGCCTCGTTCATGGCGTGGCCGGCGTGGCCCTTGACCCATTCGAACTCGACGCTGCGCCCCACGAGCGCGCGGTCGATGTCCTTCAGGAGCTCGACGTTCAGCACCGGCTTGCCGTCCTTCTTGCGCCACCCCTTGCGCTTCCAGCCGGGCATCCACTTGGTGACGGAGTTGATGACGTACTGGCTGTCGCACAGCACGTGCAGGTGCTGGTCGGCGTCCACCGCGGTGGCCTCGAGGAGGTCCAGGACGGCCTTGAGCTCGCCCATGTTGTTGGTGCCGTGGGGCCAGCCGCCCGCACGCCACGTACCTTCGTCGATGTACCAGGCCCAGCCGGCGGGACCGGGGTTGCCGAGGGCGGAGCCGTCGGCCGCAGCGGTGATCGTCATGCTTTCCATCGTTCCACAGCCAGGAGGCCCCTCCGTCATGACCGCGCGCGCATCGCTGCGGCATTCCCCGCGCGGCCGGCTGCTGATCAGCTCGCTGGTCGGCGCGGTGGGCGGGCTCGCGGTGTGGCTGACCGTGGAGCCGGCGCTCGGGGCGATGGCCGGGGTGGCCCTGGCCGAGCAGACCTACGCCCTGCACTACGCCTACCGCTATTACCTCGAGGAGTCGGGCATCGACTTCCACCAGGACGAGGACGACGAGGGGCCGACGTTCGGGGACTTCCTGTACTTCTCCTCCGCGATCGGGATGACCTACGGCGTCACCGACAACGACGTCTCGGACCGGTCGATCCGGCTGATCGTGTGGCGCCACGCGGTGATCTCGTTCGTGTTCGCGACGATCCTCCTCGCCGCCGCGGTGAACCTGGTGGCGGGGTTCTTCACGCCGGGAGGGTGAGGCGCGGGACGCTCAGGCGGTGCGCGCCCAGACCCGGCTGCGCAGGCGGAGCGTCGCGAGCGCGCCGAGCAGGAGCACCGCGGCGCCGAGGGACACCCCGACGGTCTGTGCCAGCGCGTACGCCTCGATGCCGCCGGCTCCGGACACGGTGAGCCGTGCGCACCATCCCGCGAGGGCGAGAACGAGGAACCCTCCGACGTAGGCGAGCGCGTACGCGCCCAGCGACTGCGCCCAGAGCGTCGTCGTGGAGCGTCGGGACATCGCATCGCGCCCCACCCAGAGGTGCGACCACAGCACGGCGGACGTCCAGAGCGCGACGTCCGTCCAGTACGTGTCGGGGCGCAGGTCGGCCCCGTCGGCCCACGCCCCCAGAGGGATGACGGCGGCGGCCACGAGCAGAAGCAGGAGCTGGAGGACGAGCACGAGCGCCGTGCGCGCACGCACGTGCGCGGCGCGGCTGACGCCGAGGCCGCCGCGGAGCGTCGCCTCGGCGAGCGGATCTCGCGCCGCCAGCGCGACGGGGACGCCGACGGCGAGGAGGATCGGCACCACCGCGAGGGTCGTGATCCCTCCGGAGGCGAGCAGCAGCACGACCAGGGAGATCACGCCTCCGCCGAGGAGCACCGGTCGCTGCAGGACGAGGTCGATCCGGGCGGCACGGACGGCGTTCATCGGGTGGCCCCTTCGATCGATGCTGCGGTGAGCGCGAGGCGGACGAGGTCGGCGAGATCCGGTGGCCGCAGCGTCGTCCCTGCGGGGAGCCCGAGGGCGTCCTCTCCGGGCAGCAGCGCCTCCGCGGCGCCGCTCGCTCCGAGCGGCCTGGCCCCGATCGGCGCCTCCGCGGCGTGGGGGAACGTCGCCACGACGTGCCTCTCGAGGAGCTCGTCGAGCGCTCCCTGGAGGACCGAGCTCCCCTCGTGCAGCACAACCAGATGATCCGCGAAGCGCGCCATGTCCTCCAGATCGTGCGTCGACAGGAGGATCGAGCGAGTCTCGTCCTCGGCCAGGTGGTCCCGGAGCCGGTCGATGAGGTCGGCACGGGCGAGGGGGTCGAGACGTGCGAACGGCTCGTCCAGGAGCATCAGCTGCGGTGCGGAGGCGAGGGCATGGTCGACCGAGAACAGGGTGCGCTTCCCGGCGGAGAGGGTGCCGAGCATCGCGCGGGGGCCGATGCCGTCGCGGCGCAGCCGACGCAGGAAGCCCTCGGCGTCGATGTCGTCCCGGAGCCTGCGATGGAGCCTGATCACGTCCCCGGCGTGCCAATCGTCGGGGAACATCGGAGCATCGGGAACCAGCGAGACACCTGGGGGAACGGGCTGATCGGCTCCCCCGACGTGCCGGCCGAGCACCTCGATCGTCCCGGCTTCCGGCCGCACCGCGCCCACGAGGGAGCGCAGCAGCGTGGTCTTCCCGGCCCCGTTGGTCCCGACCACGACCGTGACCATGCCGACCGGAGCGGTGAGGCTCGCATCCACGAGAGCGACGGCCGATGGTCGGAAACGGCTGCGGGGGTCGGGGAGCCGGACAGCGAGATGCTCCACCCGGACAGCGGGCGTCGTGCTCATCGTTCCTCCTCCTCGAGGACGCGGGTGAGGCGGCGCCGGAGCTCGTCGGCAGGGATCCCCGCGGTGCCGGCCGTCCGGACC
This genomic interval from Brachybacterium aquaticum contains the following:
- a CDS encoding ribonuclease HI family protein, producing the protein MTITAAADGSALGNPGPAGWAWYIDEGTWRAGGWPHGTNNMGELKAVLDLLEATAVDADQHLHVLCDSQYVINSVTKWMPGWKRKGWRKKDGKPVLNVELLKDIDRALVGRSVEFEWVKGHAGHAMNEAADKRANAAATAFSKGQDPQVGPGYRGSGAADRQARAGAAPTADATTGAGATPSAPAQEPDDDLFSLFDTAPEQSAPVSCSTAPEETVLTADAPGASVLEQVTTRELALLGDALRADPPSAAELLHPAFTEIGASGRSYDREEILSHLAPLPGVEAVDLVAEEIADGVVLLRYTTVGPDGTAARTSLWQRERGRWLLRHHQGTPLDRP
- a CDS encoding DUF1345 domain-containing protein yields the protein MTARASLRHSPRGRLLISSLVGAVGGLAVWLTVEPALGAMAGVALAEQTYALHYAYRYYLEESGIDFHQDEDDEGPTFGDFLYFSSAIGMTYGVTDNDVSDRSIRLIVWRHAVISFVFATILLAAAVNLVAGFFTPGG
- a CDS encoding ATP-binding cassette domain-containing protein, with the translated sequence MSTTPAVRVEHLAVRLPDPRSRFRPSAVALVDASLTAPVGMVTVVVGTNGAGKTTLLRSLVGAVRPEAGTIEVLGRHVGGADQPVPPGVSLVPDAPMFPDDWHAGDVIRLHRRLRDDIDAEGFLRRLRRDGIGPRAMLGTLSAGKRTLFSVDHALASAPQLMLLDEPFARLDPLARADLIDRLRDHLAEDETRSILLSTHDLEDMARFADHLVVLHEGSSVLQGALDELLERHVVATFPHAAEAPIGARPLGASGAAEALLPGEDALGLPAGTTLRPPDLADLVRLALTAASIEGATR